A stretch of the Leopardus geoffroyi isolate Oge1 chromosome B2, O.geoffroyi_Oge1_pat1.0, whole genome shotgun sequence genome encodes the following:
- the POM121L2 gene encoding POM121-like protein 2 has protein sequence MGGYLGRPGSPPSSPARARAHATEQVQRVHRAHPAPRHRPPRRPPGRDPAGRVDEAWRRFPLKRPRNAIVGPLPSDWWDSYFRRSVWSLRHPRARRSPVTVRIAPPEPWPTRAIRSAGPPASEKPPDPCAKETVLRALRGCTKGRAGWADPPRPGGLQAARRSPDPRPSAFRPLLRNGVLASFQPRPGPLRRSPDSLGPDRSASGGPGCPSRSPEARAHSGGPPCSPRNAISSSYSSSRPLGAPGKRRAPGAALQPPERPVRKKGKGRRSPSPGPPPAARSPAAAGGSEPQGQGPPRPPRSPGTPSPPPGLGDADPDEDQASGREGGLRWSSTAREDGTEVPTRCVPEPGSAAQPAASPGPPGAGTARTQDADPRSGSFAETREPPAASPQSPGRAVPAALSPLKEVSPLPSRGCSPPEPLPRPSSDSESAATWLRLTPASAPPPASDATRPPPAAQAGAPPERPALTPAPPAVQRVAFLGGRAPLPPAPAPPAAASAHPTPNPTWGLPPNGEIGDSLHPGISAAALAPPAPGLPTPTFRPVFGRGGPRQTGPGVAPSSSEHTSPPAPPAPPHLLRSLLKATAVVGSATPARACQDSPFPPPVDVGAASLSGAADQADRAPACRAFLLGASCAFRACFSQATSFIFPPYPRAPVPGVHTVTIFSQVLSGAVQMPPRKSSADVRGPPLPASVFAAGSRSALTARTSGVGSALPAPSGAGSRPPFPPSPGAPLQPALGAPDGQERGAPPAPPGPSVTSPFGPGTWATAAPAPPRAGPAFGKTARSASGGLTPSASPCRVPSAPSGGVPPNLGSAPAGSPLGQTGAAGFGAVAQTRRSGAAGSVFGSTAPRPFAFGGLVTPMDCGESGVSVTAPDRSSDSGAFGTAALRSGTTGAALSPFGKVRSQNTRGLASQSKPLVLGRTNTSARKTMFGAPGMAPFVQSTAVPGPLTRSSGLGFGMASPPARSSVGRGPFRPSASSFSIGAKSKTPKSWEQGHSRRHRAHKK, from the coding sequence ATGGGCGGCTACCTGGGCAGGCCGGGGTCCCCGCCGTCGTCCCCGGCCCGGGCGCGCGCGCACGCCACCGAGCAGGTGCAGCGCGTCCACCGCGCCCACCCCGCGCCGCGGCACCGGCCCCCCCGGAGGCCGCCCGGCCGGGACCCCGCGGGCCGCGTCGACGAGGCCTGGAGGCGCTTCCCCCTGAAGAGGCCCCGCAACGCCATCGTGGGGCCGCTGCCGTCGGACTGGTGGGACAGCTACTTCAGGCGCAGCGTCTGGTCCCTCCGGCACCCGCGGGCGCGGCGGAGCCCGGTCACCGTGAGGATCGCGCCCCCCGAGCCCTGGCCCACGCGCGCGATCCGCTCCGCTGGGCCCCCGGCCTCCGAGAAGCCCCCGGACCCCTGCGCAAAGGAAACGGTGCTGCGGGCGCTCCGGGGGTGCACGAAGGGGAGGGCGGGCTGGGCAGACCCGCCGCGTCCCGGGGGCCTGCAGGCCGCCAGGCGGAGCCCGGACCCCAGGCCGTCCGCCTTTCGGCCCCTGCTGAGAAACGGGGTCCTCGCGTCTTTCCAGCCCCGGCCGGGGCCGCTGAGGAGAAGCCCGGACTCCCTGGGCCCGGACCGCAGCGCGAGCGGGGGCCCCGGCTGCCCCTCCCGGAGCCCCGAGGCCCGCGCGCACTCGGGGGGCCCCCCGTGCTCCCCGAGAAACGCCATCAGCAGCTCTTACAGCTCGTCCAGACCGCTCGGCGCGCCCGGGAAGCGAAGGGCGCCCGGTGCGGCCCTGCAGCCCCCAGAACGGCCggtgagaaagaagggaaagggtcGCCGGTCGCCGTCTCCAGGGCCACCGCCAGCGGCCAGGTCCCCGGCGGCGGCCGGCGGCTCTGAGCCGCAGGGTCAGGGGCCTCCGCGGCCGCCGCGCAGCCCTGGGACCCCGAGTCCACCTCCCGGGCTCGGCGACGCGGACCCTGACGAGGACCAGGCCTCGGGGCGCGAAGGCGGGCTCCGGTGGAGCAGTACAGCCCGAGAGGACGGGACCGAGGTCCCCACACGCTGCGTCCCCGAGCCGGGCTCCGCCGCTCAGCCTGCCGCGTCTCCCGGTCCGCCCGGGGCAGGCACAGCTCGAACCCAGGACGCGGATCCGCGGTCGGGAAGCTTCGCAGAGACACGGGAGCCTCCGGCGGCCTCGCCACAGTCCCCTGGCCGGGCGGTCCCTGCGGCGCTCTCGCCCCTGAAGGAAGTCAGCCCGCTGCCCTCCCGCGGCTGCTCGCCGCCAGAGCCCCTTCCGCGCCCCTCTTCTGACTCCGAGTCCGCAGCCACCTGGCTCCGTCTGACCCCTGCTTCCGCCCCGCCGCCAGCCTCGGACGCCACCAGGCCACCCCCCGCGGCCCAGGCCGGCGCGCCCCCGGAGCGGCCGGCCCTCACCCCCGCACCGCCCGCCGTGCAAAGGGTGGCCTTTCTGGGCGGccgggctcccctcccccctgcacctGCGCCTCCTGCGGCAGCTTCTGCCCACCCCACGCCAAACCCCACTTGGGGGCTCCCGCCCAACGGCGAGATCGGAGACTCCTTACATCCCGGCATTTCGGCCGCCGCCTTGGCACCTCCAGCCCCGGGTCTCCCGACCCCTACCTTCAGGCCCGTCTTTGGCCGCGGAGGACCCCGTCAAACCGGGCCCGGGGTAGCTCCTTCCTCTTCCGAGCACACCtctccccccgctccccctgctcccccccatCTCCTCCGCAGCCTGCTCAAGGCTACCGCCGTCGTGGGGTCCGCCACCCCGGCCCGCGCTTGCCAAGACTCTCCTTTCCCGCCCCCCGTGGACGTCGGCGCGGCGAGTCTCAGCGGTGCCGCGGACCAGGCCGACCGCGCCCCTGCCTGCCGCGCGTTCCTTCTCGGGGCCTCCTGTGCCTTCAGGGCCTGCTTCTCCCAAGCCACAAGCTTCATCTTCCCCCCATACCCGCGTGCCCCCGTCCCTGGCGTCCACACGGTCACCATCTTCAGCCAGGTTCTTTCCGGCGCTGTGCAGATGCCCCCTCGTAAGAGCTCTGCCGACGTGCGGGGCCCGCCTCTGCCAGCCTCGGTGTTCGCGGCCGGGAGCCGGTCGGCACTAACGGCCCGAACCTCCGGCGTCGGCTCCGCACTCCCCGCGCCCTCGGGGGCGGGCTCAAggccccccttcccaccctccccaggagcccctctccagCCGGCACTTGGGGCTCCAGATGGGCAGGAGCGGGGGGCACCCCCGGCCCCGCCGGGCCCGAGCGTCACTAGTCCTTTCGGTCCGGGGACGTGGGCAACggcagcccccgccccgccccgggctgGGCCAGCCTTCGGTAAGACCGCGCGGTCGGCCTCTGGGGGTCTGACGCCCTCCGCCTCCCCCTGTCGCGTCCCCTCCGCCCCCTCCGGCGGCGTCCCGCCAAACTTGGGCAGCGCTCCGGCGGGGTCTCCCCTTGGCCAAACCGGCGCAGCCGGCTTTGGAGCTGTCGCCCAGACCCGCCGGAGCGGGGCCGCCGGCTCCGTGTTCGGCAGCACGGCCCCCCGGCCTTTTGCCTTCGGGGGATTGGTGACCCCTATGGACTGCGGGGAGTCCGGGGTCAGTGTGACCGCCCCGGACAGGAGCTCCGACTCGGGAGCGTTCGGCACCGCAGCACTGCGAAGTGGGACCACGGGCGCCGCCCTCTCGCCCTTTGGGAAAGTCCGGAGCCAGAACACCCGGGGCCTGGCCAGCCAGAGCAAGCCTTTGGTCTTGGGGAGGACCAACACCTCGGCAAGAAAGACTATGTTTGGGGCCCCCGGCATGGCCCCCTTTGTTCAGAGCACCGCTGTCCCCGGGCCCCTTACCAGGAGCAGTGGCCTTGGCTTTGGGATGGCCTCTCCACCTGCCCGCAGTTCTGTTGGGAGAGGACCTTTCAGACCATCGGCCTCTTCATTTTCCATTGGAGCAAAATCAAAAACCCCAAAGAGTTGGGAACAGGGGCATTCCCGAAGGCATCGCGCCCACAAGAAGTAG